Proteins encoded by one window of Myripristis murdjan chromosome 1, fMyrMur1.1, whole genome shotgun sequence:
- the rnf38 gene encoding LOW QUALITY PROTEIN: E3 ubiquitin-protein ligase RNF38 (The sequence of the model RefSeq protein was modified relative to this genomic sequence to represent the inferred CDS: deleted 1 base in 1 codon) yields MPIAAAGQPTTQEPRVYPRLPSTPEPVPKGADLFDDAGAAESAERTEYGGAEGGRGLGGYSYSQSGARGCVQPGSTNGSPPQSPPSSSSFLFHPLHPHQMAMEPPRTRSRSRSGYYQQYGGGNGTGITGNGVMGSNHHHQQQQLHQQQQHGAGCAPLGAHSNHSENQQRAPGTNASPGIQRLSAAPGAHRISAAGAIGGSYHCHPDHAYGEESDKSEDSPSPKRQRLSSQSVLEQLSSSAPPPSTPSPPIRPWELGPPSRRQPHSHTHYHQERCHTPARHRRSPPARRQRGRLSRPTRHPPPHHHPSTQGPTPRLSPSELQDENYHHNPHLSTHQIYPTHTPSTYGQPPSAGSGGAASEEPRAFHPPTLSPRLLHPAAHHHHHHHHQQQHHATQQQQGAMVMDLHEQLQQGSVPVSYTVTPVPPHGLAAPLCSSQHLPPTCSSQQQVPACSVVFSTGQHYHPMLQACSMQHLPVPYAFPSLLSSDPQFLLPPPPHLSHHPPHLPPPGQFLPFQTQQPRSPLQRIENEVELLGEQLSVSGGFSYAHHHHHHHHHHHQPPSTLPPSTPLQFLSHHDPLSQELFTVPYPHFMPRRITGRRYRSQQAIPPSPYHPSFLPYFLSMLPVTPTVGPTISLELDVDDGEVENYEALLNLAERLGEAKPRGLTKADIEQLPSYRFNPNNHQSEQTLCVVCMCDFESRQLLRVLPCNHEFHAKCVDKWLKANRTCPICRADASEVQRDSE; encoded by the exons ATGCCAATCGCAGCCGCTGGACAACCAACGACTCAGGAGCCTAGAGTTTACCCCCGGCTGCCCTCCACCCCGGAGCCCGTCCCTAAAGGGGCTGATTTATTCGACGACGCGGGGGCGGCAGAATCGGCGGAGCGAACAGAATACGGGGGCGCGGAGGGGGGCAGGGGACTCGGGGGCTATAGTTACAGCCAGAGCGGCGCTAGGGGCTGTGTACAGCCCGGATCCACCAACGGCTCTCCGCCGCAATCCcctccctcgtcctcctctttcCTGTTTCATCCCCTCCATCCCCACCAAATGGCCATGGAGCCCCCAAGGACTCGATCGCGTTCCCGGTCTGGATACTACCAGCAGTACGGTGGTGGGAATGGCACTGGAATTACCGGTAACGGAGTCATGGGATCTAACCACcaccatcagcagcaacaactacatcaacagcagcagcacggtGCCGGGTGCGCACCACTTGGAGCACACAGCAACCACTCCGAGAACCAACAGCGAGCCCCAGGAACTAACGCCTCCCCCGGTATCCAGAGGCTTTCGGCGGCCCCCGGAGCGCACCGTATCTCGGCCGCAG gAGCTATTGGAGGGTCCTATCACTGTCACCCGGACCATGCATATGGAGAGGAGAGTGACAAG AGTGAAGACAGTCCCAGTCCTAAACGCCAGAGGCTGTCCAGTCAGTCTGTCCTGGAACAGCTGTCCTCATCTGCACCTCCACCATCTACCCCTTCT CCCCCCATTCGCCCCTGGGAGCTAGGACCCCCCAGTCGGAGGCAACCTCATTCCCACACACACTACCACCAGGAGAGATGCCACACGCCTGCCCGGCACAGGCGCAG CCCACCAGCAAGGCGTCAGCGTGGCCGTCTCTCTCGACCCACTCGCCACCCACCTCCCCATCACCACCCCTCGACGCAAGGCCCCACACCTCGCCTGTCGCCATCGGAGCTCCAGGACGAGAACTACCACCACAACCCTCACCTCTCCACACATCAGATATACCCAACGCACACCCCCAGCACATACGGCCAGCCTCCCTCAGCAGGGAGCGGAGGTGCAGCGTCAGAGGAGCCGCGGGCTTTCCACCCTCCTACTTTGTCCCCACGGCTTCTGCATCCAGCtgctcaccaccaccaccatcaccaccatcagcaacagcaccatgccacacaacagcagcaaggAGCCATGGTCATGGACTTACATGAacag CTGCAACAGGGTAGCGTCCCAGTCTCCTACACAGTGACCCCAGTCCCTCCTCACGGCCTGGCTGCGCCTTTGTGCAGCAGTCAACACCTTCCCCCCACCTGCTCCTCGCAACAGCAGGTTCCTGCCTGCAGTGTGgttttcagcactggacagcacTACCACCCG ATGCTGCAGGCATGTTCGATGCAACACTTGCCAGTACCCTATGCCTTTCCCTCGTTGCTGTCCAGTGACCCTCAGTTCCTGcttccccctccaccccacctctCCCACCACCCACCTCACCTCCCTCCACCTGGACAGTTCCTGCCCTTCCAGACGCAACAGCCACGATCG CCCTTACAGAGGATTGAGAATGAGGTCGAGCTTCTTGGGGAGCAGCTGTCAGTGAGTGGGGGCTTCAGCTACgcccaccatcaccaccaccaccaccaccatcaccaccagccTCCCTCCACcctgcccccctccaccccactgCAGTTCCTCTCGCACCATGACCCCCTGTCCCAGGAGCTCTTCACAGTG CCCTACCCCCATTTCATGCCTCGTCGAATCACAGGCCGACGTTACCGCTCGCAGCAGGCTATACCCCCGTCGCCCTACCACCCCAGCTTCCTGCCTTACTTCTT GTCCATGCTTCCAGTGACCCCCACCGTTGGCCCCACTATCAGTCTAGAGCTGGATGTGGATGATGGAGAGGTGGAGAACTATGAG GCCCTGTTGAATCTAGCAGAGCGTCTAGGAGAGGCCAAGCCCCGCGGTCTGACCAAGGCAGACATTGAACAGCTACCATCATACAGGTTCAACCCCAACAACCACCAATCTGAGCAAACGCT ATGtgtggtatgtatgtgtgaCTTTGAGTCTCGCCAACTCCTAAGGGTCCTGCCCTGTAACCATGAGTTCCATGCCAAGTGTGTTGACAAGTGGCTTAAG gctaATCGGACTTGTCCTATCTGTCGCGCCGATGCCTCTGAGGTCCAGAGAGATTCtgagtga
- the LOC115364787 gene encoding cysteine-rich protein 2, giving the protein MVNYCPICGKPVYFGEKKRSLGRDYHPLCLKCQMCNRQLTAGQHAEYDEKPYCSNCYLRMFGPRGNR; this is encoded by the exons ATGGTAAACTACTGTCCAATCTGTGGGAAGCCTGTCTACTTTG GTGAAAAGAAGCGGTCGTTAGGGCGGGACTACCACCCCTTGTGTCTGAAGTGTCAGATGTGCAACAGACAGCTCACAGCTGGACAACATGCTGAG taCGATGAGAAGCCATATTGTTCCAACTGCTACCTGAGGATGTTTGGTCCAAGAG GTAACAGGTGA